CCTGTCAAAAACTCTGTCATTACCAGCTCGACAGCTCTTTTGGGTATGCTGCCTAAGGGAATCGCCCTGCTGACAGTCACGTCACTCCTGACAGCTGTCATCAAGCTAGGTATGCGCAAGGTTCTTGTTCAGGAAATGTATTCTGTTGAAACTCTGGCCCGGGTGGATACTCTCTGCCTGGACAAGACCGGAACAATTACCCAAGGTAAGATGACCGTTGAAGCCTTGCATAGTCTGTCAGGTAAGTTTTCTGATGAGACAGTCGGTCAAATCTTAGCAGCCTACATCCAAACAAGCGAGGATAATAACCCAACTGCTCAGGCTATCCGCAAGGGATACGGCCATTTAGAACACACCTATACTAGCGACAATGTCATCCCATTTTCTAGTGACCGAAAATGGGGCGCTATGCATTTATCCAGTGTCGGAACTATCTTTCTGGGAGCGCCTGAAATGCTGCTGGACAGCAATCCTGCAGCGGTTGGAGAGGCTCAAAAACGCGGATCGCGGGTTTTGGTACTGGCTCACAGCGACCAAGTGCTAGACAAACACAGTATCCAACTGCCTGAAGATATGACCGCTTTAGCTGTTCTGGAAATCACTGATCCTATCCGTGAGGGAGCGGCTGAGACGCTGGACTACCTGCGCTCTCAGGATGTTGATCTGAAAATCATCTCTGGTGACAATCCCGTGACTGTTTCCCATATAGCGAGCCAGGCTGGATTTGCCAACTACGACAGCTACATCGACTGCTCGAAAATCAGCGATCAAGAACTGGTTGAGCAAGCAGAAGAAACTGCCATCTTCGGCCGTGTTTCTCCTCATCAGAAAAAACTGCTCATCCAGACTCTTAAGGCCGCTGGTCGGACAACAGCCATGACAGGAGATGGTGTTAATGATATCTTGGCCTTGCGTGAAGCAGACTGTTCCATCGTCATGGCCGAGGGAGACCCCGCAACTCGGCAAATTGCCAACTTGGTCCTTCTTAACTCTGACTTTAACGATGTCCCTGAGATTCTTTTTGAAGGCCGCCGAGTCGTTAACAATATCGGCCGGATTGCTCCGATTTTCTTCATCAAGACCATATACTCCTTTATCCTGGCTATCATCTGTATCGCCAGTATCCTGCTAGGAAAATCTGAATACCTCTTGATTTTCCCATTCATTCCGATTCAAATCACCTTGATTGACCAGTTTGTCGAAGGCTTTCCACCCTTTGTCCTCACCTTTGAGCGCAATATTAAGCCGGTTGAAAAGCACTTCCTCAAACGCTCCCTGCAGCTGGCTCTGCCAAGCTCCCTCATGATTGTCTTCAGCGTCCTATTTGTTCGCATCTGGGGTAGCAACCATGGCTGGAGCGACATAGAAATGGCCACCCTGACCTACTACTTACTAGGCAGCATCAGCTTCTTGTCAGTCATCCGGGCCTGTCTGCCACTCAACCTCTGGCGCGCTCTTCTGATCATTTTTTCAGTCGCAGGCTTCTATCTATCCGCCTTTGTCCTGCAACACCTTTTGGAAATTGCGACGCTGACAGCCGCAACCTTGCCAGTCTATCTGATTCTCATGGTTTTCTTTATCGGAATTTTCATAGCTTGTACTATCAAGCAAAAATATGAATTCAACTAAAATTCGCACCTGACTGTTTCTGTCAGGTGTTTTTTCCTATAAAATTTCTCTTTCTTCTTTGGAATAGCACTTAATCATGCTATAATGTTGGTATGACAGAAGCAAAATTAAAAGACGGAGAAAGAGTCAACCAACTCTTTTCCACTGATATAAAAATCATTCAAAATAGCGAGGTTTTTAGCTATTCAGTCGATAGTGTCCTGCTTTCTCGCTTTCCAAAATTACCCAAACGAGGACTCATCGTTGATCTCTGCGCTGGAAACGGGGCTGTTGG
Above is a window of Streptococcus cristatus ATCC 51100 DNA encoding:
- a CDS encoding cation-translocating P-type ATPase; the protein is MNKKELIGLNQIQVDEKISQGLTNDFTSDTSTSNWQIVKRNVFTLFNALNFVIALALVSVQAWSNLVFFAVISFNAVTGIITELRAKHMIDKLNLVSRELVTVIRDGQEVKIQPEEIVLGDLIKLSAGEQIPSDAHVIEGVAEANEAMLTGESDLVLKEEGAELLSGSFLASGQIYAEVHHVGADNYANKLMTEAKTLKPINSRILYNLAKISRFTGKIIIPFGLALFFEALMIKGLPVKNSVITSSTALLGMLPKGIALLTVTSLLTAVIKLGMRKVLVQEMYSVETLARVDTLCLDKTGTITQGKMTVEALHSLSGKFSDETVGQILAAYIQTSEDNNPTAQAIRKGYGHLEHTYTSDNVIPFSSDRKWGAMHLSSVGTIFLGAPEMLLDSNPAAVGEAQKRGSRVLVLAHSDQVLDKHSIQLPEDMTALAVLEITDPIREGAAETLDYLRSQDVDLKIISGDNPVTVSHIASQAGFANYDSYIDCSKISDQELVEQAEETAIFGRVSPHQKKLLIQTLKAAGRTTAMTGDGVNDILALREADCSIVMAEGDPATRQIANLVLLNSDFNDVPEILFEGRRVVNNIGRIAPIFFIKTIYSFILAIICIASILLGKSEYLLIFPFIPIQITLIDQFVEGFPPFVLTFERNIKPVEKHFLKRSLQLALPSSLMIVFSVLFVRIWGSNHGWSDIEMATLTYYLLGSISFLSVIRACLPLNLWRALLIIFSVAGFYLSAFVLQHLLEIATLTAATLPVYLILMVFFIGIFIACTIKQKYEFN